CACCCAGCGGCACCGGccccccgcgcggccgcgccggcgcACGCCGCGGAACACCGGGTGCCGCGTCTCCCGGAACTTGGTCCGCCCCGCGGGGCgcttggccgccgccgccggggacggCGTCGAGGTCGACGCGACGGAGGAGCTCGTCGACTCGCAGGAGCTCCGTTTCTGCTTGATCTGGCACATGGTCGGACGCcggtagctagctagcttggAGTGTGGCGAGGACTGAGAGGAGCGGTGTGTCGTGGGGGGAACGGCGGTTTGGATGGCGCGTATTTGTAGGTGACCGATGCGGAAGACAAGACGAGAGGTGGGCGTGGAAACTGGCTCGTCGTCCAGTGGGCGGACCAAGCACACAGGTGCCGCCGTGGAGGGCAGAGATGGCAGGGCAATGCTATCGGGTGGCCCGGTTGGCTGCATGCACACTAGTGTGCCTAACCGATTCGCTGGCCGCCAAACCGTGCCGGAAACAGGCGCGCGCTCATCAGCGGCGCCCCGAAAGAGACGGAGGCTCGTTATCCGTTTGAGCAGCCGGGGGAGGTGAGGTGCCTGGCTAGAACCCCCGGCGCGCGAGCGAGACGACAAACGGTAGCCCGGAGTGGAAAGCACCCGCAAACCTGCGTGCCGCGCCACTTGCACGGCGCCGGAAAGCAGAGCCCAGCCCAAACCTGTCCCGGACTTGTCGGAGGAAGACCAGGTGAACGGAATGGATGGAAATGGGACAAAGCCGAGATCGTAGACGGTTCACGGTTATAACCTACCGTATCTGGAGGTAATCCCAATCTACGGCCGCCGGGAGGCCATCGACGGTCGCCTCGAGCTGACGAGAGCTCCACCGCGGCGGTGACATGCACGGTgacgcgcgcccgcgccgccgcatcGGATTTCCGCCATCCGGTCTGACGAGCGTCGCTGTCGGGAAAAGGAGCGCCGGCGTCTGCTCTCTGTGCAGCCACCACGGCAACGCAGCCGGAGGCAGCTAGCTGAAGGATCAGGAAGGACCGTTGACCGGAGAGCGTGGCTTACCAGATCAATCCTACCTCGTGCGTGCAGCAACCATTGGAGGGGTTTGCCACTTCCACTCGAGTGAAATATAATACTCCCAGCCCGTCAATGGTGGATGCTTGTGCTTGTCTTAGGCTCTTACCCAGTAAAGTACCGTTCCTTGAGCCCTTATCAGCGACAAACTATGCAGATGTCAACGACGATCCGTGACGGCCCAAGGACGAGTTTGTTGACTGGCTGGCTGGTGACATCAGGCCTGACATTGCGATTGCGTGGTTAACTACTGCTGAACGCATTGACGGCTCATGAGCCGCCGGTTTCAGTTCAATACTTTCAGCACCTGCAATCTATATATCAGAGGTTCCAAGAGTTGGAGCCAACAGACAGCTAAATTGGCAGTTTGGCAATGCTTGGTCGTTTCATCTAACCGCCCACTCGTTTTGTAGCAACGCATTTAAAAATTAAAACTTGGTCCCTTACAATTCAGGAACAGGAATAACTTCGTTTTTTGTAGGACAGATCATAAATACTCATGTATTGGAAATTAGGACTGAAATATTTATATTAGTGACACCGAGTGTAGGGGCAAGCCATCATTTTCCTTAGTTTTGTATTCTCTGTTCATTCAGAATTTTAGATCATACTCCTGACTCCAGCTGGGAGGGGTACAATCTTCTATTTTCTGACCTCCATGTTGTCTATTCATCTGCTCAAGACATCCTCAGTTCCTTAGTTTTTACTAACCATTCTGACCTGAATTGGTGTTTAATCACTCCACTTGTTTTTTGGGTGCTCTGGATTGCAACTGCTGCTTTTCATTAGATGCTTAACTACCTAGAAATCATGCAACGTTGCGCATTTAAGGGGAAAAAACAGGCCTAACGCTGCAAGGTCAATCTTTTGTTACAACTGCGAAAAAAAAATCTTTTGTTGAAGGGGAAATGGTGCCCTGGcctgaaaaaaaaaaagatagcaGACAATTTGCAAAACGAAGGATCCGTGGGCCGGTTATCTCTGACAAGAGCGCGGCTTGTCTTTTCTAGTCGCAAACGCACCGGGGCCGCCCAATCCCGCGGCCCCATCTCCTCTCCCCGCGtcgcgcggccgcgcgggcaCCACCCGCCAGAAGCGCAGCAGATCGGCCAGGATGGCAGCGGGGCGCACCCCGTCCGCCACGGCGGCGtcgttcccgccgccgccgccgtgcttcGACTACCGCGCGGCCGTGCTCGCCGAcacgcgcgccgcggcggcggcggcgggcaacCCGGCGCTGGCCGCGCTGGTCGAGTCCGGCGCGCTCGTGCGCGTCCCGCGGCGGCGGTTCGGCCCGGTCCCGGCGTGGCGCCCGCCGGACTTCATGGAGCCCGAGGAGGTCTGGATCCTCGGCACGTCGCACCTCTCCCCGGACTCCGTAGCCGACGTCGAGCGCGTCCTCCGCGCCGTCCAGCCCGACAACATCGTCGTCGAGCTCTGCCGGAGCAGGCAAGGACTCGGTACACTTGACACGCTCGATCAAGCATGGCCGTTTGTTTCTTCCTCCGGAGCTAATCGATGCCGTTGCAGAGTCCTCACTGCAGAGCTGGGATTATGTACGTGTCCACCGACACTTCCGACGAGCCGCTCTTGAAGTCCAACATGTTCTCTCTCGGCGGCGCCAAGTTCTTCGGCGCAGTCAACCGAAGCATCAACCTCGGTAATAATgggctgatacgtagcaccctCCCCCTGTGACTAGTGTTTCTGTTCTTCACTGCTCATCGGTCATGGAGCTAAAGTAGCTGACTGAGACCTTCTAATATTGCTGATCTTTCTGGATGCTGCAGGTGGACAGAGTGCTCTAGCTCTGCGTTTGCTCCTCGCCGTTTTCTCTTCAAAGATTTCTTCCGGCGCGAACCGGCCATTCGGAGAGGAGGTGATTCCTCAGGCCATTGTAGCCTGAAAGTTTTCTTCAGAAACTTTGAGAAAATACAGGGGCTGAATTCTGCTGCTGCATTTTCTGTCAGTTTCGAGCAGCTAGGAAGGTGTCTGAAGACATCGGTGCTCAGCTCGTTCTTGGGGATCGCCCGATTGAAATAACTGTATGTGGCTGGCTCTCTGTGCAATATCCCCCCCTTCCaatagttttttttttgtaCACTAATGTTGGATTGCGAGCTCTGCAAAAGTTTACTTGCTAGAATTGCCGAAGCTCATGTCAGATTGTTCCTGCAGCTTGAACGAGCATGGAAGTCTCTCACCTGGGATCAGAAAACAAAGCTAGTGATCTCATTGTTTCGTGGTATTACTTCGACAACTGACACGCCAGTAAGTTCTAACATTCACATTTTCAGTCTTATTTGCCTAAAAGAAATCGTTTTCAGTGTTGTTTGTACAAGAGGATGCGAGTACAAGGTATAATGTACTGTGAATCAAATGCTGAGCAATCAACTATTAGTGGCGT
The Panicum hallii strain FIL2 chromosome 6, PHallii_v3.1, whole genome shotgun sequence genome window above contains:
- the LOC112897906 gene encoding traB domain-containing protein isoform X1 translates to MAAGRTPSATAASFPPPPPCFDYRAAVLADTRAAAAAAGNPALAALVESGALVRVPRRRFGPVPAWRPPDFMEPEEVWILGTSHLSPDSVADVERVLRAVQPDNIVVELCRSRAGIMYVSTDTSDEPLLKSNMFSLGGAKFFGAVNRSINLGGQSALALRLLLAVFSSKISSGANRPFGEEFRAARKVSEDIGAQLVLGDRPIEITLERAWKSLTWDQKTKLVISLFRGITSTTDTPVSSNIHIFSLICLKEIVFSVVCTRGCEYKQEEKTAVSPYELYQKLSTSYPSLLQPLIHERDMFLAWSLKRSKAVNKSKTVVGVVGKGHMNGIVYALISDQGDLRFRDLVGRASSDTWVSSLIKGLVRDTIIGLVLWALYKQLQALL
- the LOC112897906 gene encoding traB domain-containing protein isoform X4 — encoded protein: MAAGRTPSATAASFPPPPPCFDYRAAVLADTRAAAAAAGNPALAALVESGALVRVPRRRFGPVPAWRPPDFMEPEEVWILGTSHLSPDSVADVERVLRAVQPDNIVVELCRSRAGIMYVSTDTSDEPLLKSNMFSLGGAKFFGAVNRSINLGGQSALALRLLLAVFSSKISSGANRPFGEEFRAARKVSEDIGAQLVLGDRPIEITLERAWKSLTWDQKTKLVISLFRGITSTTDTPEEKTAVSPYELYQKLSTSYPSLLQPLIHERDMFLAWSLKRSKAVNKSKTVVGVVGKGHMNGIVYALISDQGDLRFRDLVGRASSDTWVSSLIKGLVRDTIIGLVLWALYKQLQALL
- the LOC112897906 gene encoding traB domain-containing protein isoform X2; amino-acid sequence: MAAGRTPSATAASFPPPPPCFDYRAAVLADTRAAAAAAGNPALAALVESGALVRVPRRRFGPVPAWRPPDFMEPEEVWILGTSHLSPDSVADVERVLRAVQPDNIVVELCRSRAGIMYVSTDTSDEPLLKSNMFSLGGAKFFGAVNRSINLGGQSALALRLLLAVFSSKISSGANRPFGEEFRAARKVSEDIGAQLVLGDRPIEITLERAWKSLTWDQKTKLVISLFRGITSTTDTPVSSNIHIFSLICLKEIVFSVVCTRGCEYKEEKTAVSPYELYQKLSTSYPSLLQPLIHERDMFLAWSLKRSKAVNKSKTVVGVVGKGHMNGIVYALISDQGDLRFRDLVGRASSDTWVSSLIKGLVRDTIIGLVLWALYKQLQALL
- the LOC112897906 gene encoding traB domain-containing protein isoform X3, producing MAAGRTPSATAASFPPPPPCFDYRAAVLADTRAAAAAAGNPALAALVESGALVRVPRRRFGPVPAWRPPDFMEPEEVWILGTSHLSPDSVADVERVLRAVQPDNIVVELCRSRAGIMYVSTDTSDEPLLKSNMFSLGGAKFFGAVNRSINLGGQSALALRLLLAVFSSKISSGANRPFGEEFRAARKVSEDIGAQLVLGDRPIEITLERAWKSLTWDQKTKLVISLFRGITSTTDTPQEEKTAVSPYELYQKLSTSYPSLLQPLIHERDMFLAWSLKRSKAVNKSKTVVGVVGKGHMNGIVYALISDQGDLRFRDLVGRASSDTWVSSLIKGLVRDTIIGLVLWALYKQLQALL